A genomic stretch from Coffea arabica cultivar ET-39 chromosome 10c, Coffea Arabica ET-39 HiFi, whole genome shotgun sequence includes:
- the LOC113713309 gene encoding ras-related protein Rab7 has product MSLRRRTLLKVIVLGDSGVGKTSLMNQYVHKKFSQQYKATIGADFVTKELQIDDRLVTLQIWDTAGQERFQSLGVAFYRGADCCVLVYDVNVMRSFDTLDNWHEEFLRQANPPDPKAFPFILLGNKIDIDGGNSRVVSEKKAKEWCASKGNIPYFETSAKEDYNVDASFFCIAKTALANEHEQDIYFQNIPEAVSDTEQRGGCAC; this is encoded by the exons ATGTCTTTGCGTAGACGAACCTTGCTCAAGGTCATCGTTCTTGGTGACAGCGG GGTTGGTAAAACTTCATTGATGAATCA ATATGTACACAAAAAGTTTAGTCAGCAGTACAAAGCTACAATTGGAGCTGATTTTGTGACAAAAGAACTCCAAATTGATGACCGACTTGTTACTCTACAA ATTTGGGACACTGCAGGGCAGGAGAGATTTCAAAGCCTTGGGGTTGCGTTTTATAGAGGGGCAGATTGCTGTGTTTTAGTTTATGATGTTAATGTTATGAGATCTTTTGATACCCTTGACAATTGGCATGAAGAATTTCTCAGACAG GCAAACCCTCCAGATCCAAAGGCTTTTCCATTTATATTACTTGGTAACAAGATTGATATAGATGGTGGGAATAGCAGAGTG GTTTCTGAGAAAAAAGCAAAGGAATGGTGTGCTTCAAAAGGGAACATCCCATACTTTGAGACATCTGCCAAGGAGGATTACAATGTTGATGCTTCATTCTTCTGTATTGCAAAAACTGCTTTAGCCAACGAGCATGAGCAGGATAT ATACTTCCAAAATATTCCTGAGGCTGTTTCGGACACTGAGCAAAGAGGTGGTTGTGCTTGTTAA